A genomic stretch from Acidimicrobiales bacterium includes:
- a CDS encoding SDR family NAD(P)-dependent oxidoreductase, with protein sequence MSDLVDRVVVITGATRGIGRGLARHIGGLGARVVITGRNRERVADAAAELDGLGIDHLARAVDVADREAMLALGAETMETWGRIDGLVANAQSFRPVTPLEEVAASDMDLLFDTGPKGTLWSMQAVVPHMKTRGWGRIVTMGTAMGLTGAAGYGPYAASNEAIRSLTRTAANEWGRDGITVNCILPASAAHRLDPGSSPERTAAFSAMYDDHPIGRDGDPELDIAPVVAFLLSDASRYVTGQTIGVDGGGILRA encoded by the coding sequence GTGAGCGACCTCGTCGATCGCGTGGTCGTGATCACCGGCGCGACCCGGGGCATCGGCCGGGGCCTCGCCCGCCACATCGGCGGGCTCGGCGCTCGTGTTGTGATCACCGGCCGCAACCGCGAGCGGGTCGCAGACGCGGCGGCGGAACTCGACGGGCTCGGGATCGACCATCTGGCGCGCGCCGTCGATGTGGCGGATCGTGAGGCGATGCTGGCACTCGGCGCCGAGACCATGGAGACGTGGGGCCGGATCGACGGCCTGGTCGCCAACGCCCAGAGCTTCCGCCCGGTGACCCCGCTCGAGGAGGTGGCGGCGAGCGACATGGACCTGCTGTTCGACACCGGCCCGAAGGGCACGCTGTGGTCGATGCAGGCGGTGGTGCCCCACATGAAGACGAGGGGCTGGGGCCGCATCGTCACGATGGGGACGGCGATGGGGCTCACCGGGGCGGCCGGCTACGGACCCTACGCGGCGTCCAACGAGGCGATCCGGTCGCTCACCCGCACCGCCGCGAACGAGTGGGGTCGTGACGGGATCACGGTCAACTGCATCCTGCCGGCGTCGGCCGCGCATCGACTCGATCCGGGGTCGAGTCCGGAACGTACGGCGGCGTTCTCTGCCATGTACGACGACCATCCGATCGGTCGCGACGGCGATCCCGAACTCGACATCGCACCGGTGGTCGCGTTCCTGCTGTCCGACGCGAGCCGCTATGTCACCGGTCAGACGATCGGCGTCGATGGCGGCGGGATCCTGCGGGCCTGA
- a CDS encoding PQQ-binding-like beta-propeller repeat protein, producing MGRIVGALGALVLLAGACAADDPLPAATVDAGVGAPTGIECQWPTYGQNATRAFRACDTNLSVGTVADLREAWFFTTDDVVSAAPIVVDGTLFVGDWTGVFYALDATSGDLRWRRQLRVNPQQYGGQISASAAYVRPGAGGADAVVVASGDTVYSLDPIDGSIRWSSSVTTDPFGEVLGSPLVIGSLVVVGFDAHGAPFRSGVLALDLATGAEVWYFDPEQGSRTGCGGVWGSPTFDADRETIFIGTANCPPARGGWNENSEALIALDATTGERRWSFQPHPENDRDTDFAGAPNLLTSDTGRALVGLGNKDAHYYAVDRDTGELVWATEATEEGYIRPGYASGGFVGPAAVGEGLVIGATAVGDCPCLHALDESTGAIRWQQLAVEPSYAPTTMVGDLAFVASIDTVLRAVDVATGDVVWSQSLGVLASGGIAAIGDDVWAVAGFREPGSAGPSARSGVFRFTIDPDAVTTTSTTTTVAPDVADTEVRLVDPAGACIDEPCTLSFELKDPPPGTEPTGTLAITADPFSVTVTASGLGDPTGWIREGSDAATAGAVAYGVMISERDDEPNGGFLCVLDAEFSCTGSFVPRPGASYNRISILALADVDEVPDAVDGFSRLVDSISFSPPLQTRVIE from the coding sequence ATGGGCCGGATCGTCGGAGCGCTCGGCGCACTCGTGCTCCTGGCCGGGGCCTGCGCCGCCGACGATCCGCTGCCCGCGGCCACGGTCGACGCCGGCGTCGGCGCCCCCACGGGCATCGAGTGCCAGTGGCCGACCTACGGCCAGAACGCGACCCGGGCCTTCCGCGCCTGCGACACGAACCTCTCCGTCGGGACGGTCGCCGACCTGCGCGAGGCCTGGTTCTTCACCACCGACGACGTCGTCAGCGCCGCCCCGATCGTCGTCGACGGCACCCTTTTCGTCGGCGACTGGACCGGGGTCTTCTACGCGCTCGACGCAACGAGTGGCGACCTGCGATGGCGGCGACAGCTCCGCGTCAATCCCCAGCAGTACGGCGGGCAGATCTCGGCCAGCGCGGCCTACGTCCGACCCGGTGCCGGCGGGGCCGACGCCGTGGTGGTCGCGTCGGGCGACACCGTCTACTCGCTCGATCCGATCGACGGCAGCATCCGATGGTCGTCCTCGGTCACGACCGATCCGTTCGGCGAGGTACTCGGCTCGCCCCTCGTGATCGGATCACTCGTCGTCGTCGGCTTCGATGCCCACGGCGCACCGTTCCGTTCCGGCGTCCTGGCCCTCGACCTCGCGACCGGCGCCGAGGTCTGGTACTTCGACCCCGAGCAAGGGTCACGAACGGGGTGTGGTGGCGTGTGGGGCAGCCCGACCTTCGATGCCGACCGCGAGACCATCTTCATCGGCACCGCCAACTGTCCACCGGCGCGAGGAGGCTGGAACGAGAACAGCGAGGCGCTGATCGCCCTCGACGCCACGACCGGCGAGCGTCGATGGTCGTTCCAACCCCATCCCGAGAACGATCGCGACACCGACTTCGCCGGCGCACCCAACCTCCTGACCTCCGACACGGGTCGTGCCCTCGTCGGCCTCGGCAACAAGGACGCCCACTACTACGCGGTCGACCGCGACACAGGTGAACTCGTGTGGGCGACGGAGGCGACCGAGGAGGGCTACATCCGTCCCGGCTACGCGAGCGGCGGGTTCGTCGGCCCGGCGGCCGTCGGCGAGGGGCTGGTCATCGGAGCCACCGCGGTCGGCGACTGCCCGTGTCTGCACGCGCTCGACGAATCGACGGGCGCGATCCGCTGGCAGCAGCTGGCGGTCGAGCCGAGCTACGCCCCCACCACGATGGTCGGCGACCTCGCCTTCGTCGCCTCGATCGACACCGTGTTGCGCGCCGTCGACGTGGCCACCGGTGACGTGGTCTGGTCGCAATCGCTCGGTGTCCTCGCCAGCGGCGGGATCGCCGCGATCGGCGACGACGTGTGGGCCGTCGCCGGCTTCCGCGAACCCGGATCGGCCGGTCCGTCGGCCCGCAGCGGCGTGTTCCGTTTCACGATCGATCCCGATGCCGTGACGACCACTTCGACGACCACCACCGTCGCTCCCGACGTTGCCGATACCGAGGTGCGGTTGGTCGACCCGGCGGGCGCGTGCATCGACGAGCCGTGCACGCTGAGCTTCGAGCTCAAGGACCCGCCGCCGGGAACCGAGCCCACCGGCACGCTCGCGATCACGGCCGATCCCTTCTCGGTGACCGTCACCGCGAGCGGACTCGGTGACCCGACCGGCTGGATCCGCGAAGGCAGCGACGCAGCCACCGCCGGCGCCGTCGCCTATGGCGTGATGATCTCCGAACGCGACGACGAGCCCAACGGCGGATTCCTCTGCGTCCTCGACGCCGAGTTCTCGTGCACCGGCTCGTTCGTGCCCCGACCCGGCGCGAGCTACAACCGCATCAGCATCCTCGCTCTCGCCGATGTCGACGAGGTGCCCGACGCGGTCGACGGGTTCTCCCGCCTCGTCGACAGCATCTCCTTCAGCCCACCCCTCCAGACCCGAGTGATCGAATGA
- a CDS encoding amidohydrolase family protein: protein MTNHRAIDLWVNVNMGDGVPAEFLQRVKEDYFKGGDDFFRSLTIDETIAQMDEAGVEKAVISTSVKNPEPRILEFVTERPDRFALAAYVRPQKLMRELWRLEDLAAEYPVAMARVVPFDIDVPPSDAVYYPLYAKCVEMDMPLSINTGLPGPPVPGECQDPIQLDRVCYRFPELRICMAHGADPWWGTAMRLMIKYANLSIMTSAYSPRHFPDEFVHFMNTRGKHKVMFASDHPVLPMKRVIDEAEQLDLREGVLERFLRTNAEEFFFRERRPPRG, encoded by the coding sequence ATGACCAACCACCGGGCCATCGACCTCTGGGTCAACGTCAACATGGGCGACGGCGTCCCCGCCGAGTTCCTCCAGCGGGTGAAGGAGGACTACTTCAAGGGCGGCGACGACTTCTTCAGGTCGCTGACCATCGACGAGACGATCGCCCAGATGGACGAGGCCGGTGTCGAGAAGGCCGTCATCTCGACCAGCGTGAAGAACCCCGAGCCGCGGATCCTCGAATTCGTCACCGAGCGGCCCGACCGGTTCGCGCTGGCCGCCTACGTCCGACCCCAGAAACTGATGCGCGAGCTGTGGCGGCTCGAGGACCTCGCCGCCGAGTACCCGGTGGCCATGGCCCGCGTGGTCCCGTTCGACATCGACGTCCCGCCGAGCGATGCCGTCTACTACCCGCTCTACGCGAAGTGCGTCGAGATGGACATGCCGCTGTCGATCAACACGGGCCTCCCCGGACCGCCCGTGCCGGGTGAGTGTCAGGACCCGATCCAACTCGACCGCGTCTGCTACCGCTTCCCCGAGCTGCGGATCTGCATGGCCCACGGCGCCGACCCGTGGTGGGGCACGGCGATGCGCCTGATGATCAAGTACGCCAACCTCTCGATCATGACGTCGGCGTATTCACCACGGCACTTCCCCGACGAGTTCGTGCACTTCATGAACACCCGGGGCAAGCACAAGGTGATGTTCGCCAGCGACCATCCGGTCCTCCCCATGAAGCGGGTCATCGACGAGGCCGAGCAGCTCGACCTGCGCGAGGGCGTGCTCGAGCGGTTCCTGCGCACCAACGCCGAGGAGTTCTTCTTCCGCGAGCGCCGTCCGCCGCGCGGTTAG
- the yqeC gene encoding selenium cofactor biosynthesis protein YqeC: MTKPLPIGEFAPALALPERGTTALVGGGGKTTVLFALGRQLPGTVVLSTTTKMGSDRTDGLVPLSSPTDDELAATLARDRVVLCWNGIDEHRALGFAPDVVARWTGLADQVVLEADGSRRMPFKAPASHEPVVPATTTTLVACVGAAALGHPIGQVCHRPELVAAIAGCGVDDELDAERLARVLLDPAGSRKGCPPGARFVVVVNQVTDRHRPLLERVDELLGDEAAVIAIAPFDPEDSPNRPER, encoded by the coding sequence GTGACGAAGCCACTCCCCATCGGTGAGTTCGCCCCGGCCCTCGCGCTTCCCGAACGGGGTACGACCGCGTTGGTCGGGGGAGGTGGAAAGACCACCGTGCTCTTCGCCCTCGGCCGCCAACTGCCGGGCACCGTCGTGCTCTCCACCACCACCAAGATGGGCAGCGATCGCACCGATGGGCTCGTGCCGCTGTCGAGCCCCACCGACGACGAGTTGGCGGCGACCCTGGCTCGCGACCGGGTGGTGTTGTGCTGGAACGGCATCGACGAACACCGCGCGCTCGGCTTCGCCCCCGACGTCGTGGCGCGCTGGACCGGACTCGCCGATCAGGTGGTGCTCGAGGCGGACGGCTCACGGCGAATGCCGTTCAAGGCCCCCGCTTCGCACGAACCGGTCGTCCCCGCGACGACGACCACCCTCGTTGCGTGTGTCGGCGCTGCGGCGTTGGGCCACCCCATCGGCCAGGTCTGCCATCGCCCCGAACTCGTCGCCGCGATCGCAGGATGCGGTGTCGACGACGAGCTCGATGCCGAGCGTCTGGCCCGGGTGTTGCTCGATCCGGCGGGCTCGCGCAAGGGATGTCCTCCGGGGGCGCGCTTCGTCGTCGTCGTGAACCAGGTCACCGATCGCCATCGGCCGCTGCTCGAACGGGTCGACGAGCTGTTGGGCGACGAGGCGGCGGTGATCGCGATCGCCCCGTTCGACCCCGAGGACTCGCCGAACCGGCCGGAGCGCTAA
- a CDS encoding BMP family ABC transporter substrate-binding protein, whose translation MKRRLLVVLAILLGFTLFAASCGDDSADDSADDSADDTGDSGDSGATDDSGDAGGDASDVTAAFIYIGEPGDAGWTYAHDQGRQFAEAQTGATTVTVENIAEGSPEFDQAVRDFIADGADVIFATSFGYMDAMESLAAEFPDVAFEHATGFKSNDTNFGNYFGRIYQARYLTGLTAGAASPTGNIGYVAAFPIPEVIRGINAFTLGVRAANPDATVTVNWTSTWFDPAVEGDAANALLEGGADVIAMHQDSTAAGEAAEAAGARWVSYNSDMSAFAPEAYLSSAVWDWGPYYASAIEQVAAGTYAGGSYWGGMDDGIVQIGSLADDVSDETKAQIQDLTDQMIAGTWDPFTGPINDQDGNEVIAEGVVPDDGALLGMDYFVEGVIGSAAG comes from the coding sequence ATGAAACGACGACTACTCGTTGTCCTCGCCATCCTGCTCGGATTCACGCTGTTCGCCGCCTCGTGCGGCGACGACAGTGCCGACGACAGTGCCGACGACAGTGCCGACGACACCGGCGATTCGGGCGATTCGGGCGCGACCGATGACTCCGGCGACGCGGGCGGCGACGCCAGTGACGTCACCGCAGCATTCATCTACATCGGCGAACCCGGCGATGCCGGCTGGACCTACGCCCACGATCAGGGTCGCCAGTTCGCAGAGGCTCAGACCGGCGCCACCACGGTGACCGTGGAGAACATCGCCGAGGGAAGCCCCGAGTTCGACCAGGCTGTCCGCGACTTCATCGCCGACGGCGCCGACGTCATCTTCGCGACGTCGTTCGGCTACATGGACGCGATGGAGTCGCTTGCGGCCGAGTTCCCCGATGTGGCGTTCGAGCACGCGACCGGGTTCAAGTCGAACGACACGAACTTCGGCAACTACTTCGGTCGGATCTACCAGGCCCGGTACCTGACCGGCCTGACCGCCGGCGCGGCGAGTCCGACCGGCAACATCGGCTATGTCGCGGCCTTCCCGATCCCGGAGGTCATCCGTGGCATCAATGCCTTCACGCTCGGTGTGCGCGCCGCCAATCCGGACGCGACCGTGACGGTCAACTGGACCTCCACCTGGTTCGATCCCGCGGTCGAGGGCGACGCCGCCAACGCGCTGCTCGAGGGCGGCGCCGATGTCATCGCCATGCACCAGGACTCCACCGCCGCGGGCGAGGCCGCCGAGGCGGCCGGGGCCCGATGGGTGTCGTACAACAGCGACATGAGCGCCTTCGCTCCCGAGGCCTACCTGTCGTCGGCCGTGTGGGACTGGGGCCCGTACTACGCCTCGGCGATCGAGCAGGTCGCGGCCGGCACCTACGCCGGCGGTTCCTACTGGGGCGGCATGGACGACGGCATCGTGCAGATCGGCAGCCTGGCCGACGACGTGTCCGACGAGACCAAGGCCCAGATCCAGGACCTGACCGATCAGATGATCGCCGGCACGTGGGACCCGTTCACGGGTCCGATCAACGACCAGGACGGCAACGAGGTCATCGCCGAGGGCGTGGTCCCCGATGACGGCGCACTTCTCGGCATGGACTACTTCGTCGAGGGCGTCATCGGCTCCGCTGCGGGGTGA
- a CDS encoding ABC transporter ATP-binding protein yields MTTPAVELDGIWKRFPGVIANSGASLTVRPGTVHAVLGENGAGKTTLMNCLAGVYRPDEGSIRIDGREMRFSSPADAIRAGVGMVHQEFRLVPTFTVAENVVLGAAPHIVNRARIDTGVAALAERFGFRAEPERPVWQLSMGERQRVEILKALWRDARVLILDEPTAVLTPQEAEELGAVLRRMVAEGRSVIFISHKLDEVTAFCDEATVLRGGSTVAASVEVASVDAGELARLMVGEVDAPPVNRRDTIVGDIALSVRDLRVVDARGITALDGVSFDLRSGEILGVAGVAGNGQRALTDAIAGLQSSIGGTVEVMGTDITGAHPRARHKAGLAYVPEDRLGVGLAPKLPITENAIMREYRALRRGPLLSWSTARAFCDGLVERFEVKVGRVEAPMASLSGGNLQRLLLGRELSGNPEVVVASQPTRGLDVAGVRAIQQLLVAQRDEGTGVLMISEDLDELLALADRIIVMVEGRIVGEFDARTTSRTEIGEAMMGGRRADA; encoded by the coding sequence GTGACAACTCCCGCCGTCGAACTCGACGGCATCTGGAAGCGATTTCCCGGTGTGATCGCGAATTCCGGGGCGAGCCTCACGGTTCGCCCCGGAACGGTCCACGCCGTCCTCGGTGAGAACGGCGCCGGGAAGACCACCCTCATGAACTGTCTCGCCGGGGTCTACCGCCCCGACGAGGGGAGCATCCGTATCGACGGTCGGGAGATGCGCTTCTCGTCGCCGGCCGACGCGATCAGGGCCGGCGTCGGCATGGTGCACCAGGAGTTCCGGCTCGTCCCGACGTTCACCGTCGCGGAGAACGTCGTCCTCGGGGCCGCTCCCCACATCGTCAACCGGGCTCGGATCGACACGGGAGTGGCCGCCCTCGCCGAGCGGTTCGGTTTCCGAGCCGAGCCCGAACGGCCGGTGTGGCAGCTCTCGATGGGCGAACGGCAACGTGTCGAGATCCTCAAGGCACTCTGGCGCGATGCTCGCGTCCTGATCCTCGACGAGCCGACCGCGGTCCTGACTCCTCAGGAGGCCGAAGAACTGGGGGCCGTGCTGCGGCGGATGGTGGCCGAGGGTCGCTCGGTCATCTTCATCTCCCACAAGCTCGACGAGGTGACGGCGTTCTGTGACGAAGCCACCGTCCTGCGCGGCGGCAGCACCGTGGCCGCCTCGGTCGAGGTCGCCTCCGTCGACGCCGGCGAACTCGCCCGGTTGATGGTCGGCGAGGTCGACGCACCACCGGTCAACCGGCGGGACACGATCGTCGGCGACATCGCCCTGTCGGTCCGCGATCTGCGGGTCGTCGATGCCCGCGGGATCACCGCCCTCGACGGGGTCTCGTTCGATCTGCGGTCGGGCGAGATTCTCGGCGTCGCCGGCGTGGCCGGCAACGGGCAGCGGGCCCTCACCGATGCCATCGCCGGCCTCCAGAGTTCCATCGGCGGCACCGTCGAGGTCATGGGCACCGACATCACCGGCGCCCACCCGCGAGCGCGACACAAGGCGGGACTCGCCTACGTACCGGAGGACCGCCTCGGCGTCGGCCTTGCGCCCAAGTTGCCGATCACCGAGAACGCGATCATGCGGGAGTACCGGGCGCTGCGCCGCGGGCCCCTGCTCTCGTGGTCCACCGCCCGGGCCTTCTGCGACGGACTCGTCGAGCGGTTCGAGGTGAAGGTCGGCCGGGTGGAGGCCCCCATGGCCTCGCTCTCCGGCGGAAATCTGCAGCGGCTGCTGCTGGGTCGCGAGCTCAGTGGGAACCCCGAGGTGGTCGTCGCCTCGCAACCGACCCGTGGGCTCGACGTCGCCGGAGTCCGCGCGATCCAGCAACTCCTCGTCGCCCAGCGCGACGAGGGCACCGGAGTGCTGATGATCTCCGAGGATCTCGACGAACTCCTCGCCCTCGCCGACCGGATCATCGTCATGGTCGAGGGTCGCATCGTCGGCGAGTTCGACGCGCGCACCACCAGCCGAACCGAGATCGGCGAAGCCATGATGGGCGGCAGGCGGGCCGACGCATGA
- a CDS encoding ABC transporter permease, which translates to MKRLVLARRETPTRGGQPVAFLAGLIFALLAGAILMKISGDPALDVYRRMWERSLGSTDTWSVTFNRAVPLALAGLAVSIAATMGLWNIGAEGQILFGATAATLVGRLFPDAPGPLLIIAMLLAAAIGGALWALGPGLAKAELGVSEIITTLMLTEVAIRLITYLEQGPWKDPEGFGFPNITERPAQAELGDLWDRTHIGVLLALAVIGAFAWFINRSVWGYELRIAGSSRQTAAYAGISMRRKVLGVLLLSGAVAGFAGGIELTGTAVRLNTQLSNGYGFSGIIVAALALMKPSGLPFVALAFGAVQVGGQSIQTSLGVSPAVSTILQALILFGAIGAAVFSNYRVVAVDRQVPTA; encoded by the coding sequence ATGAAACGGCTCGTTCTGGCCCGCCGGGAGACCCCGACGCGTGGAGGCCAGCCGGTCGCGTTCCTGGCCGGATTGATCTTCGCCCTGCTGGCGGGCGCGATCCTGATGAAGATCTCGGGCGATCCCGCCCTCGACGTCTACCGCCGGATGTGGGAGCGCTCCCTGGGATCGACCGACACGTGGAGTGTCACCTTCAATCGGGCGGTGCCACTCGCCCTGGCCGGCCTGGCCGTGTCGATCGCGGCGACGATGGGCCTCTGGAACATCGGGGCGGAGGGACAGATCCTCTTCGGGGCCACCGCGGCGACACTGGTCGGCCGACTCTTCCCCGACGCGCCCGGACCCCTGCTGATCATCGCCATGTTGCTCGCGGCGGCGATCGGCGGCGCGTTGTGGGCGCTCGGCCCCGGACTCGCCAAGGCCGAGTTGGGCGTGAGCGAGATCATCACCACCCTCATGCTCACCGAGGTCGCCATCCGCCTGATCACCTATCTCGAGCAGGGCCCGTGGAAGGACCCGGAGGGCTTCGGCTTCCCGAACATCACCGAGCGACCTGCGCAGGCCGAGCTCGGCGATCTCTGGGATCGAACCCACATCGGTGTACTCCTCGCCCTCGCCGTCATCGGGGCGTTCGCCTGGTTCATCAACCGCAGCGTGTGGGGATACGAGCTCCGCATCGCCGGGTCATCACGCCAGACCGCGGCCTACGCCGGCATCTCGATGCGCCGCAAGGTGCTGGGCGTCCTGCTCCTGTCCGGGGCCGTCGCCGGGTTCGCCGGCGGCATCGAGCTGACGGGAACGGCGGTCCGTCTCAACACCCAGCTGTCGAACGGCTACGGCTTCTCCGGGATCATCGTCGCGGCGTTGGCGCTGATGAAACCGAGCGGCCTCCCCTTCGTCGCGCTGGCCTTCGGAGCCGTGCAGGTCGGCGGCCAGAGCATCCAGACCTCACTCGGCGTCTCCCCCGCCGTGTCGACGATCCTCCAGGCGCTCATCCTGTTCGGCGCCATCGGTGCCGCCGTCTTCTCGAACTACCGGGTCGTCGCCGTCGATCGTCAGGTGCCCACCGCATGA
- a CDS encoding ABC transporter permease, whose translation MILAFTFTEASVIGLLVAAVQFGTLLYLAALGETVAEKSGVLNLGVEGMMATGAAVGFIVAVETGSPWAGLLAGAAAGALLSLVHAVAAVGLGADQVVSGLALTILGLGLADFVGDGYTDDARRSVFRDVEIPGLDDIPWFGEIVFRHSPVTYGAILSGIVVWFVLNRTDVGLGLRAAGETAATADAAGHSVLRLRFAAVMVGGAFAGASGAYLTTYLVGSWSQNLTAGRGWIAVALVIFGAWRPGRVALGALLFGFTLALKSRLGVFGIEFSPILLDMTPYLLTVAVLVVISIRARDKPSPAPAAIGIPYRREER comes from the coding sequence ATGATCCTCGCCTTCACCTTCACCGAGGCCAGTGTCATCGGCCTGCTGGTCGCCGCAGTGCAGTTCGGCACGCTGCTGTACCTCGCCGCGCTGGGCGAGACCGTCGCCGAGAAGTCCGGCGTCCTCAACCTGGGCGTCGAGGGGATGATGGCCACCGGCGCCGCGGTCGGCTTCATCGTCGCCGTCGAGACCGGCAGTCCATGGGCCGGCCTGCTCGCCGGCGCCGCCGCCGGAGCCCTGCTCTCGCTCGTGCATGCGGTGGCGGCCGTCGGCCTCGGGGCCGACCAGGTCGTGAGCGGACTCGCGCTCACCATTCTCGGGCTGGGCCTGGCCGACTTCGTGGGCGACGGCTACACCGACGACGCCCGGCGATCGGTGTTTCGTGACGTCGAGATCCCCGGGCTCGACGACATCCCGTGGTTCGGTGAGATCGTGTTCCGTCATTCGCCGGTGACCTATGGCGCGATCCTGAGCGGCATCGTCGTGTGGTTCGTGCTCAACCGGACCGATGTCGGGCTCGGCCTCCGGGCTGCCGGCGAGACCGCGGCCACCGCCGACGCGGCCGGACACTCGGTCCTGCGGCTGCGGTTCGCTGCGGTGATGGTGGGAGGGGCATTCGCCGGCGCGAGCGGCGCCTACCTCACCACCTACCTGGTCGGATCGTGGAGCCAGAACCTCACCGCAGGGCGCGGATGGATCGCCGTCGCCCTCGTCATCTTCGGCGCCTGGCGTCCGGGCCGGGTCGCGCTCGGCGCCCTGCTCTTCGGGTTCACCCTGGCCCTCAAGAGCCGCCTCGGGGTGTTCGGCATCGAGTTCTCGCCGATCCTGCTCGACATGACGCCGTATCTCCTGACGGTCGCCGTCCTCGTCGTGATCTCGATCCGGGCGCGGGACAAGCCGTCGCCCGCGCCCGCTGCGATCGGGATCCCCTACCGCCGGGAAGAACGCTGA
- a CDS encoding thioesterase family protein: MPKAKWVFGGIVGAQALVAAAKTTDGKVPRSVRIRFLRQATPHEPIRHTVAIVSDSNTFADRRIETTSGDDLIATTTVVFHSPDDTDLGHQHTMPDVDAPTEELAIEGAGFESIDLNIPPIHGHAAAPPQQRHWMRGRGTPTDDVVANAAMLTMASDLFLVASAWRPIEGYSIVDVGTVMSFGLDFTVWFHHPVEIADWHLLDVDTPSAANGRSLSFANWYRPDGLLVASVALDAVMRVRPASG; the protein is encoded by the coding sequence ATGCCGAAGGCGAAGTGGGTGTTCGGCGGCATCGTGGGCGCCCAGGCCCTCGTGGCCGCTGCCAAGACCACCGACGGCAAGGTCCCCCGTTCCGTGCGTATCCGGTTCCTTCGCCAGGCGACGCCTCACGAACCGATCCGCCACACCGTCGCCATCGTCTCCGACTCCAACACCTTCGCCGACCGAAGGATCGAAACCACCTCGGGCGACGACCTGATCGCGACGACCACCGTCGTCTTCCACTCCCCCGACGACACCGATCTCGGCCACCAGCACACGATGCCCGACGTCGACGCCCCGACCGAGGAGCTGGCGATCGAGGGCGCCGGTTTCGAGTCGATCGATCTCAACATCCCACCGATCCACGGCCATGCCGCAGCGCCGCCACAACAGCGCCACTGGATGCGTGGGCGCGGCACGCCGACCGACGACGTCGTCGCCAACGCGGCGATGCTCACGATGGCGAGCGACCTGTTCCTCGTCGCGTCGGCCTGGCGCCCGATCGAGGGCTACTCGATCGTCGATGTCGGCACGGTGATGTCGTTCGGACTCGACTTCACCGTCTGGTTCCACCACCCCGTCGAGATCGCGGATTGGCACCTGCTCGACGTCGACACGCCCTCGGCCGCCAACGGACGGTCGCTCAGCTTCGCGAACTGGTACCGGCCCGATGGTCTCCTGGTGGCGTCGGTCGCGCTCGACGCGGTGATGCGGGTCAGGCCCGCATCCGGTTGA